In a single window of the Sylvia atricapilla isolate bSylAtr1 chromosome 20, bSylAtr1.pri, whole genome shotgun sequence genome:
- the SDF2 gene encoding stromal cell-derived factor 2: MEAAAAASAGGGAEEPRPPGGRSGRASASCGMEAARRPLLLPVLLPLLLPVLLPLLVAALGAAGRGGPGPVTCGSVVKLLNVRHNVRLHSHDVRYGSGSGQQSVTGVSAADDGNSYWRVRGRTAAVCQRGTPVRCGQAIRLTHLGTGRNLHSHRFTSPLSGNQEVSAFGEAGEGDYLDDWTVVCSGTYWVRDDEVRFQHTSTDVFLSVTGEQYGRPIHGQKEVHGMATSSQNNYWKVMEGIFMQPSETFQMEQYHAEL, encoded by the exons atggaggcggcggcggcggcgagcgCGGGGGGCGGAGCGGAGGAGCCGCGACCTCCcggcgggcggagcggccgcgCTTCCGCTTCCTGCGGGATGGaggcggcgcggcggccgctGCTGCTCCCGGTactgctgccgctgctgctccCGGTACTGCTGCCGCTGCTGGTGGCGGCGTTgggcgcggcggggcgcggcggccccgggcccgtCACCTGCGGCTCCGTGGTGAAGCTGCTCAATGTGCGGCACAACGTGCGGCTGCATTCGCACGATGTGCGCTACGGCTCCG GCAGCGGGCAGCAGTCGGTGACCGGGGTGTCGGCGGCGGATGACGGGAACAGCTACTGGCGGGTGCGGGGCCGCACGGCCGCCGTGTGCCAGCGGGGCACGCCGGTGCGCTGCGGACAGGCCATCCGCCTCACGCACCTGGGCACCGGCCGCAACCTGCACAGCCACCGCTTCACCTCGCCGCTCTCCGGGAACCAG GAGGTAAGTGCATTCGGGGAGGCTGGCGAGGGCGACTACCTGGACGACTGGACCGTGGTGTGCAGTGGCACCTACTGGGTGCGGGACGATGAGGTGCGCTTCCAGCACACCTCCACCGACGTCTTCCTCTCAGTGACCGGGGAGCAGTACGGGCGGCCCATCCACGGGCAGAAGGAGGTGCACGGCATGGCCACCTCCAGCCAGAATAACTACTGGAAGGTGATGGAGGGCATCTTCATGCAGCCCAGCGAGACCTTCCAAATGGAGCAGTACCACGCCGAGTTGTga